DNA from Sorex araneus isolate mSorAra2 chromosome 6, mSorAra2.pri, whole genome shotgun sequence:
gggagctcctttgtatgaaatttccttcttggaccttactgcttgcagtatagtgtctctctGAACAATGttcatcattgtaactatgatatgtcttggggtttttctattaggatctcttttagctggcactcttcgggcgccttgaatctggatgcccgcattgtccagctgtgggaagttttccacaaTGATATTTTGACTGTGTCTTtatcgttggggttggttccctgtggttctggtagtccaatgattctaatgttgttcctcttgaaatcatcccctaggactctgattctggctagagctattttgaggtctcttgccatggtttgttgtggcctgtaggcctcttgcagctcatcttcaagcatgcTGATTCTGTCTTAGGCTGCAGTCATCCAAttttgagggcagccagagagttttttatttcatgtaccgaatccttcatttctttttgaaggttttttatttctgctctcatttcttcccgtattttgtcggctgtctgttgtattgtttctgccaggtctttcttgaagttgtctatctttgcattgagttcattgaacatgttgaggttttcaactctgaattctttctcagtgaggttaagtttgtaggaaacgccccttgaggtttccggactccttggatcgtcctctgcttgcactggggattttcactgtttcttcatgttgttgttgtggtatgaaagagggcctttggagatgagtatccctgtttccttttgttgggaaaaaagattgtggataggctcagttaatagcggttgcctttttacttcccgtttgtagaacctggtctcctactgagatgtttccttcagttcttaagtgaagtcttgtgttttattgtcctactgcttgcaaatagctaggatgttaatcttggataggatgttgaggaaactatctgccgccgcgtgagctttggccgcaggtgatgaggccacgcccccactcCTGACTTTTCTAACCtcactttgttctgcttctgtaaccatgcttatgcccccaaactgtatattacaatgtactatgcctgggtcctgtcacatacgtcctgtcacatacatcctgtcactcacatcctgacatctgcctgtcagTTGGGTTGGAATTCATGTACGTGCCTAACAAAGGAGTTGTtgaaaacaaggagcccagatagtgactccattcCCACGGCCCAGCGGATAGTGAACCTGGCCCAGTAGATAATGACTCCGGCCCGGCAGATAGCGACTCTGGTCCCACGGCtctacagatagtaactcctgacgcAGGGCAAGGAGAATGAAAGAATGTCTTCAGGCACCCGAATTCCAAGATAGTGGCTCCggacgaggctacgtgacaaATGTGACTGGCCCAGtggactcaagccctataaaaaggctgccctagctagcaaaaatcgctgcatctactagaggtgcagccccagcatgttgctTTGAATAAAgttttgtcttgcaagactggcccgtctctgcttcttgcggctccAGACCCAACacatgtcttttcaaattagtgtttttgtgtttaaGAGGGAAATGCCTACAAGTGGAATATCTGGGTTTGATAGGAGCTCCATTTCTACGTTTTTCAAAGAATTCTCAACAGTGTCTCAAGAGAGCATGAATTAGACAATAACCCCAGCAAGAGCGGACTCGGGTTCCTGTCCCACCACAACactgccaaaaaataaatgaataaaaataaaaagaattttaaggagttatttatttattttgctctttcggtcacactcagtgatgtccAGGTTTTATTTCTGGATCAACACTCTGGATCAACACTGGAAATGTTACGATttccagtgctctggggaccatataggatgctgggggtcaaatccgggtcagccacatccaaggcaaaggGCCCTCTGGCCCTCTACCAATGTTTTGATGGGATTATTGGTATTAGTTGTTGAGCTCTGTGAAGGCTTTGCATGGCATGAATAATAGTCTTTATCTGATGAATTTaccatgactcttttttttttaattgaatcaccatgtggaaagttacaaagcttccaggatTAAGTcacagttacataatgcttgaacaccatcccttcaccagtgcaggattaagtctcagttacataatgcttgaacaccatcccaccaccaagaaccacgggaaacctccaccccccccgcccccagcccccaaacacgcctgtgtagctgataaatttcactttactttctctttactttgattacatacaaacaaaaaagctcactattattgtttggagttttccctcccaccgactctttttttttatttctgagtcacacccagcagcactcagtgTCTGAtcctcattctgcactcaggaatttctcatggtggtgctcaggagacaatgtgTGATGCACTGTATCGACTCCGGGTgtaccgcatgcaaagcaagtgcccgaaCTTTTGTACTCTCACTACAGCCCAACTGTTTCTTAATCCTTCCCTCAGTCCTTTTGATGTTCTCTAGCGTTAATTTCAGACATCACACTTTCCATTATAGGCTTGTTGCTTACCATTAAACTTTTAGATCAACTCTGTAGGACAAACATCCTCCTCTAACTTATTTCTGCaattaaaatggtaaaacaaGGTACAGAGACCAGTCACAGGAGaccattttgcttcttttggaaAATAAGTCAGTAAGTACTGgaagataaatagatagatggGTGAagaatgggtggatgaatggatgaatcaCTCGACTAATGTTGATGGATCAATGAATCTATAAACAGGTAAGTGGATGGAAACATGGATGAGAATAGATGAAACATCTGCTCGAAGACATGTCATGACCATATGTTACAGGCAGTATTGAATCCACCAGCTCACGAAACCCAATCCAAACACCATCTCACTGTTGCGAAGGACTGCACTAGCAATTTCAGAACCTGACTCCTATAAATCACCTGAATACATAGGGGAGGAAAAgacaaaatactgaaaacataATTCATAGAAATTTAAACACAAGATTCTGAAAGCAAGAGAACTAAGGGTAGATATCTTGGTGACTACATTAATGTAGCACTAGATTGTGAAAAAGCAAGTGAACTAAAGTATATATTATTCTAGTAAATTTCACTGAGGATGAGTCGTTGCAATATATTCCACTTTAATGCtcctcactaaaaataaataaataaaatgaatcaccACTTCAGTGGGTCTCCCTaggaaaaaatgtgaaatttcacCGGGTCTAGCATTGAATACATGCGGAGAGTCCTACCAAGGATAGGCATTGGCTGATTCtttgaaagagagaagggaagccaAAATTTAGGAGTAAATAAGCatatttgataataataataaggagagAGCCGGAGTGAGAGTTAGAGTGTCCGGTGTTAGCCTTGCAAATatatgccctgggttcaatcacccgaatcccaaatggtcccccaagcactgccaggaagagtTTCTGTGTATAGAGCCCGGCattacctctgagcattgcctggtgtaacCCTAAGAGCCAGAGAttcagagagctagagagagagagagagagagagagagagagagagagagagagagagagataatgagagaaaatgaagcaaatgaaAACCAAAGTCATTGCACTGGTCATTGAGAATCAGataaaatttagcatttttaATTCAAGGATGCACCAGTTCAGTCCTTTCCAAATGATATTAGGGAAGAAGGTTCTGGCTGAGGTTTTTCCAAGCAAAGTAGAGGCTAGCCAGGTTCTTCTTCAATTGCCACATCCTGCCTGGTCTTAAGCCAAGTTGATTCTATGATTCACCCGTGCTTAAGGGCAGGGTTAAGGAGCTGACTTGGAGAATAAAAGGGGGAGATCTGGGAGCTCTCCTCCAAAGTGACTCCATCTGCTGTACACATTGGACCCCAGAGCCAATCACTACCACCTCCACCATGAAGCTGCTGACAGTCCTCATGCTCGCGGCCCTCCCCCTTTTCTGCTATGCAGGTGAGTCCTGACAGTGAAGGTACATTCTTTGGGTCAGATTCTCTTTGCATCCAGGGAAGAGCTTTACAAGCTCTCAAAATAAGGATAGGGCAGCCATAATGCAGCAGATCAAGTGGGGGAGACAAAGAATTCACtattaagagaaaatatgaaaagatgttACCTCCTGGACTTGATCCACAACTGGATCCACAAAAGAGGCTCTCTTTTGGAGGGACGAACTCATATGTCACAGATGTCTTAAAAGTGGGTTGGGTGCTGGTCTGAATATTCAAATGCGTGATCTTGTCATTCTTATTCAAGAGCTAAGAACAGATAGGTCTCAGGTGGGAATCTTTAGGAATGTTATGTCAGAGGGTTTCTTCAAAACCAACTCAGGTCACCTCACAAACAAGAATTTCTTACATTCATTTTTGACGACGGAAAAAGTTAATTAGCAATGTTGAAGTAGCTACAGCACGATATCCGAAATCTAAGGCAGCAACAATCCTGGGAATGCTGCCTGATGTTTAGAAAGAATAGAGGGAATATCATGTGACCCTACAAAATGACTCGCATATGCTCATTTAGTTGCCCAAATTTCAGAGTACTTCTTTTCTAGAAAGAGCTTCGAAcagaaaaatgaattcaaaggAGGGAGAGCGGCAGAGGATATTTACAACCTTCAAGGAAATCCAGATGCTTGAGTGTCCTTTCCAAGGATTCAGAATTCACACCACCCATTAAGAGCTTTCTGAAAGGGTCCCACCACTAATGTGTCAGTAGAGGAAAACCTTCACCAGAGGCCGATTTTCAGAATCAGTCCTCTGGATTGGAGCCCTGTTTCCCATGCATTGTCCTCAGGTACTGGATGCAAACTCGTCAAGGAGGTGATTGACTGGACAATCGACGGTTCCTTGAGCCCAGAAGCCTACGTAGAGCACCTTGCACCATACGTGGCAGACGACAATGGCGCCACTGCCCAGGCTCTAATGACCATGAAGGAATGTTTTAATAATCAAACAGCAGAAACCCAGGCCAACGTAGCTGTCATGATGGTAAACTCACTTACTTCTCCTACCTTTAGAACCACTGAGAAAGTCAAGCGGGTTGGACGTTTTCACTCTCTCAGAAACAGCAGATGCAGATAAAGACTGAGGGCAtagttcaacacacacacaatgcacacacgcatacacacgccTCCCGACTACAACAACAGCTAAGTTCAGGAGTGagtgattctctctcttttaaaccAACAGCCTGAGTTATAATTAACATTCTACATAGGCCATTTAAAACGTCCGTGGTAGATGGGAAATGTTGTTGAAAGCCTACAGATGGATCTAAGCAGATACTCCTATAAGTACAACATGGATCATCCTTGATTAAAGTGATACTACATGAAATCATGCATCCTGAAAGAGATAAACAGCTCAAAAATACTCTTCTACCTGATTTCAAGGCAACTAAGTGTCTGAGCCAAAATAGATAGAGAGGTTATTTTCCCCTGTCAAGTGAGGAGACAAAGGGGAGCTATTAAAAACTTATGGCGTTTCATTTTTGCCCTTTTTTGAAAAGTATATATACACTACATACACTGGTCTTATGACAAAAAGTTAATTTATGACCAAAAgttcactttatatttttgaCCTAAAGCCTATAGCTAAAGCTTTCTATGTCATGGTCTCCTAGTTATCATTTTAAGGCATCAAGTTAGAACCCATAACCAGTTGATGATTATGGGCATTACACTGAAACCTAGCTTGGATCAAAACTGGCTTCCATAGTGTGCAGTACCAATCTTCCGGTACATCCAAGGCTGTGGGAAAGCTTCAGACACTTTTTCCTGTTCTGATAGACAAGTGAATAAACCAAAGGAAGAAGTGTTCTGTGGTCTGAGGGAATTTGTCAAAGTGAGTTGAAAGTTTAAgtgatgtttgtttttcttttcaggaaaCAATATATACCAGTCCTCAGTGTAAATTGTTCAAATGAAAAGGACGGCAGAGAATGCTTAGGCAACAACAGTCCAATGAGGCACAACCCAACTCTTACTTCTTTCCCAGCTTTTGATCTGCAAACTGCAAGACACCTGTTGAAACCtcagatacattttcttttcaataaaatatcagcAAACTAAACAAAAGTCTAAATCATTTTATTGCTACTTAGAAAAAGATGCTGGAGGGAGCTTATCTCTACTCTTGATgtactcaaacacacacacaaacgtgcAAAAAAATTGTCTGAGAGAACGCAGGAGTGAGAGACTGAAAATCCTAAAGAGCATTTGTTCCTGATCATCTGTTCCTGGCAAGGTTCCCTATATGGAAATAGACTCCTGCTCCCTAGACTCCCTGTTTTCTCAGCACTGAACCTACTGTCCTCTGTCTCCTATTCTCTTCGGTGGGTCTGCTAACCTCCATACTCCTGCGCTCCCACCTTTACCTTGAACCATGCCTACCTGCTCAGCTCCTTCTGTCCCCCAGCCTATTGTCAGCGATGGGATGCAGAAGAGAAAGTAGTTGGGAAATaattccccagagcacttccctgCTTAGCTGTGTATTATAAATAGAATCCGTATTACTCAGACACAAGTTATACGAAGGTTCACAAGAAGTACTAAAGGGGAGACTTTCAAAGACAAGACCGTGGTCTCAAACACTCATAGTTTCCACAAACTGATGGCACTCAGTTGCCTCCTCTCAATCTCACTCAATATTAAGAACTTGAAACCGCCATCAGGAAACACAGAGTGCAAGCTAGATCTGAGAACATGTAACAAATTTCTGCTGCCTACACGAGACATGTCTCAATAGTCCGGCTAAAGACAGGATTGAGGTCTACGTCTGGGAAACAATTGCCTTACTAAGCAATTGTGGCCATTCTTACACCAGGAGATGTCGACCTCAAATTGTCAAAGGGAAAGGGTTCATTGTTAATTAGTGGTTAGTGGATCTAGAGCTCATGAGGAATTGATACTCCTAACAACCATACACTGAATGTTGGACCATTAAAATCTTAAAGCAACTACTGATTGACCCGAACAAAGAtaatgagctgagggagaaaggTCACTAAACTGAAGACCCTTCGAAATGAAACCAATGCCTTTTGGAAGTCCAGAACAAATGAGTGTAAGGAGGAACACGATCTGGACTCTTACATATTTCATTCGACATTCAGTGCACATGTACTCTTTTTTGGGAGCAAGCAGGTTTCTTGAATTTTTAGTGAGAATTAGAGGAGCTCTTCTGAAATGTTATGTGCAATCGTGTttgatatcattggtttgtcctttctcccttgccactaggagcttaggtttatcagtcacacccatcaaatgctcccattcctttgtttatttgtaaccacttctaccagtttatctgctcttcctctaatctaactcttaatttgtaaggtcagaccttgtaggacagtgtaagttaatattgtctttaagttaacactgtcttatgtcttttgaatagtttaccttaaaacaatatcctttttgtatggacaaagaaagacatttattaatatgctttggtaacatgggatttaattggcttcaaatattattcattcccgggcatctgctttcttgacttaagcctcagctggccttacttcctagcaccctcaaaatcagggtcccaacgggggatgagatggacccagggtaagtggtgagttatatgctaccctggcatcgagatgggcctggccaaagcgcctaatgcttaactatatgttaagagcttggtcatgggctgtcatgtcatgatccaaaagcaatgaagagactaggccctgctagggctaggaaagactaatctgacctgagcgctgtagtctgagattgcggtgacccccggagagcaattctataagcttaatgcgtctcttgctatgtccttacaaaatgatttataatataaatacttaTACCTTAGtcagacaaagagaggagaaacacacccatggaattccgctcttgggcggatgtcccgctaagagagattctgtcctagtgaaagggacagaactttaccccctatggattgtaaccacacctacctGTAAGCCCGGGCCTGCTGCATCCGGGCAGACGCGGGaaatttaaggtagctgtatgagggggctggggcgagttccagagaggcagagagagagagaatgaagtaggatgagagaagaaggagcaggaggagaatcagaggagaatggataaAGAGTTTGaaataaactgcggtgagaccaaccatcttggctccgtcccttccctcgccagcgcctttctttttaatttttgtgttttttacacaCAATCGGATAGCCAATCATTTGAAATCATTC
Protein-coding regions in this window:
- the LOC129406103 gene encoding mammaglobin-A-like; protein product: MKLLTVLMLAALPLFCYAGTGCKLVKEVIDWTIDGSLSPEAYVEHLAPYVADDNGATAQALMTMKECFNNQTAETQANVAVMMETIYTSPQCKLFK